A stretch of DNA from Micromonospora sp. WMMD1155:
TCCGATACCAGACAATTCGTCCACCCGGACCGGACATCGCGGGCTCGATACCCGAACCGGGCGGTAATCCACGCCACCCACGTACGCATGCCGCACAGTCCGCGTACGTGGGCTTGATCCACTCGACTTCGGCGAAGTTGGGGTGTCCTGGGTGACGGATACCGCCGTTTCGCCGACGTCGAGTGGATCAAGGCGGGGCGGCTACGTCGCAGAGGTAAGGACGTCAGGTGCCCAGATATCGCAGGACGGCGAGGATTCGTCGGCTGTAGCCGGCCGCGTGAGTGAGGTCGAGTTTGTCGAAGATGGCGTTGACGTGCTTCTCGACCGCACTCTGCGACACGTGCAGCCGCTGCGCGATGGCGAGGTTCGTGTGGCCCTGCGCCATCTCGTGCAGCACGTCCCGTTCGCGCGGCGTGAGCCGACCGAGCGGGTCGGGCCGCTCCGAGCCGGCCACCACCTGACGGATCACCTCCGGGTCGAGGGCGGTGCCTCCGGCGGCGACCCGGTCGAGTGCGTCGAGGAAGTCGTCCACCTGGGCGACGCGGTCCTTGAGCAGGTAGCCGACTCCTTCGGGGCGGTCGGCGAGCAGCCGGCCCGCGTACCGCCGCTCCACGTACTGGGAGAGCACCAGGACGCCGGTGTCGGGCCACCGTCGGCGGATCTCCAGGGCGGCCCGTAGCCCGTCATCGGTGTGGGTGGGCGGCATCCGGACGTCGGTGACGACCACGTCGGGACGGACTCGTCCGACCGCCTCGACGAGTTCGTCGGCGGTCCCGACACCGGCGAGCACCTCGTGGTCCTCCTCGGCGAGGAGCCGCGTCAGGCCCTCCCGGAGCAGCGTCGAGTCTTCGGCGAGGACTAGCCGCACGGCAGCTCCGCCTGCACGATCGTCGGACCGCCGGCCGGGCTGGTCACCTGCAATCGGCCGTCCAGGGCGGCGACCCGCCGGGCCAGCCCGGACAGGCCGCGCCCGGCCGGTTCCGCCCCGCCGACACCGTCGTCGTGCACGCGCATCCGGACCCACCCATCCTGTGCCTCGATGTCGACGGTGACCAGGTTAGCGGCGGCGTGTTTCGCGGCGTTGGTGAGCGCCTCGCAGGCCACGAAGTAAAGCACCGTCTCGATCTGCCGTTCGGGGCGCACCGGCAGCTCGCACCGGATCCGCACCGGCACCTCCGATCCGCGGGCGACGATGGCCAGCACCTCCCCCAGATCGTTGCTGTCCAGTGCCGACGGGTAGACCCGCCATGCCACCTCGCGTAACTCCTCGACGGCCCGCTGTACGTCCTCGTGTGCCTGCACGATCAGCGCGTGCGTACGGTCGGCGTCGCGGGCACGGCGGGCCCGGCCGAGCAGCATGCCGAGGGCGACCAGGCGTTGCTGGAGGCCGTCGTGCAGGTCGCGTTCGATGCGCTGCCGTTCGGCGTCGACAGCGGCGATGACCCCGGCCCGGCTGGTGGTGAGCTCCTGGACCCGCCGCGTCAGCTCCGCTCGACCATCCGGGCCGAGCAGTCGCCGAGCCAACCGGACGTCCAGCGCCGCGATGCTGGCGAGGGCTTGGACGTTGAGCAGCAGCAGGACCGCCCCCACTCCGATCTGGGCCAGGGCGTCGAGGAGGTCCAGCTCTCCGCGTACGGCGGCGCGCAGCACGATCCCGGCCAGCACCACGCCGATGGCCAGCACGGCGTACGCCAGCACGCCGAGCGTGCCGGGTAGCAGTCGGGCGGCCAGGTAGCCGAGCTGCCGTCGGGTCGCCACATCGTTCGCCGTGGGCAGCTCTGCCGCGGCGAGCAGCCCGCTCAGGCGGCGATGTTCCAGGTGCACCAGCCGCGTCGCGTACCTCCTGGTCAGGGCAGCGCCCCGACGGCGGCCCGCAGGCGTGACAGCGCCCAGGCTGAACGCGGCGACGAGGGCGAGGAAGGCGAACCCGACACCGGCCGTCGCGATTCCGGCGGCGACGCCGACCGGCAGCCGGAGCCGGTGCCACCACCTGCCGGGTCGCCGCTCCCCCACCATCTCGTCCACCTTTCGCGCCGAGCCCTGACGCACCGGTCGGCGGCACCGGGTGCCGCGTCAGGTGAGGCAGAGCGGAGGGAACCGGATCGGGCCGGTCAGCGCTCGTCCGAGGCCCACGAGCCGCTTCGGTAGAGGGTGCCGCGACCGGCTGGGTCGGGCACACCGTTCAGGTCGCTCTGCTCGGGAGCGGCCGGTTCGGGGTTGCGGGCGGCGCGGCGGGCGCGCAGCACACGCGACCCGACGAACCAGGCGGCCGCCGCCGCGCAGACGACGATCACCACCTTCTGGAGCATGCCGGCGTAGCCCTCGACCAGATGCCAGTTGTCGCCGAGGAAATAGCCGGCGAGCACGAACGTGGTGTTCCAGATCAGGCTGCCCAACGTGGTGTAGATCAGGAACGTGGCGACAGGCATCCGCTCCACCCCGGCCGGAATGGAGATCAGGCTCCGGAAGATCGGGATCATCCGGCCGAAGAAGACGGCCTTCACGCCGTGCCGGATGAACCACGCCTCGGTCCGGTCCACGTCGGCGAGCTTCACCAACGGCAGCCGGGCCGCGATGGCGCGCATCCGGTCGCGCCCCAGCGACGCGCCGATCAGGTAGAGCGCCAGTGCACCCACGACCGAGCCCAGCGTGGTCCAGAAGATCGCACCGACCAGACTCATCCGTCCCTGCGCCGCGACGAACCCGGCCAGCGGCAGGATCACCTCACTCGGGATCGGCGGGAAGAGGTTCTCCAGCGCCACCGCCAGGCCGGCACCGGGGCCGCCGAGCCGTTCCACCAGGTCAGTGACGTAACCGACGATCCCGCCCTGCGGCGGTTCCGCCGCGGCGGTGGGGGTTCCGGTGGCGAGCACGACGTGGGACGTTCGAATCATGCCCCCACGGTACGAAGCGATCCTGAGAGTCGACCATGAGGACGACCGCCCGACCGCACGAGTCGACCACATCGGTGGGGGTGTGGAAAACCGCACCCCGTTGCGGCTCGCGGCGGCGCAGCCGGCGTGCGTACCCCTGGATGTCGGAGAGAACGCGGTGGCGCACGCCGCCGCGGTCCGCGCGGCGCGCGCCCGGGTGGTGGTCTTCCCGGAGCTGTCGCTGACGGGGTACGAGTTGGACGCGCCGGTCGTGTCGGTCGACGACCCGCGGTTGACGCCGCTGGTCGAGGCGTGCGCGGAGACGGGCGCGTTGGCTCTGGCCGGTGCGCCGGTCGCGGGCGACCACATCGCGGTGCTGGCGGTGACCGGGGGCGGGGTGACCGTGGCGTACCGGAAGATGTGGTTGGGCGGCGCGGAGTCCCGCCGTTTCCGACCGGGCGGCGCCCCGACGGTCCTCGATGTGGACGGTTGGCGGGTGGGGTTGGCGATCTGCAAGGACACCGGGATCGCCGCACACGCGGCGCGGGCCGCCGCGCTCGGGATCGACGTGTACGCGGCGGGTGTGCTGGAGTCGGCCGAGGACTCGGCGGTGATCGACGAGCGGGCCGGGCGGATCACGGCCGCGCACCGGGTCTGGGTGGCGGTGGCGAGCTTCGCCGGCTCGACCGGTGGCGGGTACACCGAGGCGGCGGGGCGGTCGGGGGTCTGGACACCGCAGGGCGAGGTGTACGCCCGCGCGGGAGTCGAGCCGGGCGAGTCGGTCAGCGTCCGCCTCGACTGACCGGTCGCCGGACGTGACCCGACCGTGGCGGCGACCGGCGCGGTCAGGGTGACGCCGTGGTCTCCGGACGAGCGGTGCCGTTGCGTCCCCGGGCGAGTGGCGGACGGTGACCGCGTTACGGTCGGACCATGAGCACCGTCCCCTCCCGACTGTCCGTGGTCACGCTGGGTGCACGCGACGTCGCCACGCTGCGGTCGTTCTACCGGTCGCTGGGGTGGCCCGAGCTGCCGAGCAGTGACGACGGCTGGTCGGCCTTCCTGCTCGGTGGCGTCCTGCTCGCGCTCTACCCGCTGCCGGAACTGGCCGCCGAGGCGGCGCCGGGCGTGGCCGCGCCGGCCGGTGGTTGGTCCGGAGTCACCCTGGCCTGCAACGTCGACAGCCGCGCCGAGGTCGACACGGCCTTCGCCGCGGCCGTCGCGGCGGGCGCGACGGTGGTGGCGGAGCCGGTCGACCGGCCGTGGGGTGGGCGCTCCGGTTACCTCGCCGACCCGGAGGGCAACCGCTGGGAGATCGCCTGGGCGGCCACGGCCCGCTTCGACGAGCGCGGTGCTCTCCTCTCCTTCGGCTGACGTGTTTGCATGCCGACGATGACGTTGGGATGCTGCGCGGATGACATCCTTTCCCGGGACCTTCGCACCCGACGTCATCGCCTTGCCGGAGCAGGCGCAGTTCGAGGCGTTCGTCGACGAGCATCGCCGGGCGCTCGACGGCTACCTGGACGGGCTGACCGAGGAGCAGGCGCGGCGATCGTTGGTGCCGTCCCGGACCACGCTGCTGGGTCTGGTGAAGCACGCCACCTTCGTGGAGAAGGTCTGGTTCGACGAGGCCGTCACCCGCCGCTCTCGCGCCGAGATCGGCATTCCCGCGACGCCGAACGAGTCGTTCGTGCTCGACGACGACGACACGATCGCCAGCGTGCAGCAGGCCCACCGCGAGGCCTGCGAGGCCTCCCGCCGCGCGACGTCGTCGCTCGGCCTGGACGACGTGCTGCCCGGCCACCGGCGTGGCCCGCTGCCGCTGCGCTGGGTGTACCTGCACGTGCTGCGCGAGCTGGCCCAGCACTGCGGGCACGCCGAGATCCTGCGGGAGCAGATCCTGAGCGAGCAGCGCGGGTGACCCAGCCCGGTCAGCCGGCGTCCAGCACCTCCCGCAGCCGGGCCGCGAACTCCTCGGGCTTGCCCGCGTAGCCGAACTCGCCGCCGAGGAAGCCGCCGTGGTGACTGGGGAACACCACCGCCTGCTGACCGAGCAGGGCCGCCAGGCCGTGGGCCGTTCGCGCGGTGTACGTCCCCGCCGACTCCTCCCCCACCGCGATCACGATCCGGGTCGGCGCGGCGGCGAGCAGTCCCGCGTCCGGCCGGTAGTCGGTGACCGCCCACGAGTTCTTCGACAGCAACGGGTCGTCGCGGGTGCCGTCGTCGTCGGTCGACAGGCCGAACATCGCCGGGTCGGGCGTGGGCTGGGCGAAGTACGCGTCGGTGAACTCGCCCTGCCAGGACGTCATCGCGATGAACGCGGCCATGCCGGCGCCGGTCCCCTTCGCCTGGTACGCGTCGTAGAACCCGGCGCGGGCCCGCTCGGCGGCGTGGGCGTCGGGGAGCACTGCGTTGATCGGGGGTTCGTGCGCCACCAGCGTGCCGACGTCACCGGGGTACGTCGCGACGAGTTCGAGTGCCGTCACCGCGCCGCCGCTACTGGCGAACACGTCGACCGGGCCGGCACCGAGGGCCTCGACCAGCAGGTGCAGGTCGGCCGCCTGCTGCTGCGGCGTGTGGTCGATCCGGCCGTCCGTGCGGACGCTGCGGCCGAGGCCACGCGGGTCGTAGGTGACGACGGTACGGTCCGTGAAGTGCGGCGCGAGCGCGCTGAAGCCCTCCGCCGTCATCGGCTGACCGATCATCAGCAGCACGGGGCGTCCGCCGGTCGGGGGCAGCGGACCGCGGACGTCGTAGGCCAGGTCGGCACCGGGTACGGCGAGGGTGTGCGTCTGCATCGTCGTCATCCTGCGAGACTACGACCGGCGGGAGCAGGCGGACGGCCACGCCGTGCCGGCGACGGCGAACAGGTGGCCGTCGGTCGTCGACGAACGGGTCACGCCCGGGCCCACCCGCCGGTGTCGGCGAAACGACGGAGCGTCCAACGGGCCGGCGGCCAACCGCCCGGATCGTGGTCGGTCGTCCACTCGGTGATCGAGGCCGGGGGCACGTCCAGGTCGAACGCCCGGAAGACCGGCTGCGCGGCGAGCGCGTGGAACGCACCCTCGACGGTCTCGCTGTGACCGACCAGGACCACTGTGGAACCCCGGTGCCGATCGGCGATCTCCATGATCGCCCGGCTGACGCGCATCACCAGCTCGGCCCAGCTCTCGTTGCCCTCCTCGAACGGCCGGAACACACCCCCGCCGGGCACCGCGTGTTCGGTGCGGAAGCGGGCGGCCGGCAGGCCGTCGGCGTACGGGGGTGTGTGCCAGGTGCACAGGCCACAGTCGGCCACCGGCCGGACGCCGAACGCGGTGGCGATGGGTTGCGCTGTCTCGACGGCCCGCCGCAGCACGGACGAATAGACCGCGACGGGTCGGTCGGCGGCGACCTCGCCGGTGAGCCGCTTGGCGAGGTCGTCGGCCTGCTCGTGGCCGAGGGGGGTGAGGCCCCGGCATCCACGTGGTCCGCCCACGATTCCTTCGAGCTGGTGGAGCGACTCGCCGTGTCGCACGAAGATCAGACGTGTCCGCATCGGGACATCATGCCAGCGGCATAGACGCAGGTATCAGTCGTCCGTACGGCCGGTGACAATGCTGCTGGTCCGTGCGAGCAGATCGTCGAGCTGGGCGCCCGTGCGCGCTGACAATCGGTCGCGCTCCACCAACTCGGCGATGTGTTCCCGCAGCTCGGCGACGCGCTTGGCCCGGTCCCAGGTGTGGCGGTTCAGGTCGGCGAGTTCGTCGCGCAGGTCTTCGGCGGTCTTGCGGTCGACGTCACCACGGGCCAGCGCGCCGGCGAGGACGGCGGCGAACTCGCCGGTCACCTCGCGGAGGCTGACCGGCACCTGCTGCCCGGCGGTCGGGGGCGCGGTGCCGGCGGCCGGTGACGGCGAGGGCGGCGGTTTCGGTGTCGGCGACTGCGTCGTGGGTCGGGGTGCCGGGGCGGAGGCCGACGGCGCGCCGGCGACGTCGGCCCGGTCGGGTGTGCCCGAGGTGCCCAGCCGGCCCTGGGTGATCAGGGCACCGACACCGACGAGCACGGCGAGGCCGGCCGCGACCAGCACGGCGACGGGCCGGCGCGACCGGCTGCGGGACGGCACGGCGGCGACCGGGGCGGGGCGGGCGGCCGAGCGGTCGATCAGGGTGGGCGGGTGGGCGGCCGGCAGGACGCGCAGCATCTCGGTGGGCGGCTCGACCGGCTGGCCCGCCCCGAAGCGGCGGGCCAGGTGGGCGGCGCTGGGCCGGTCGGCCGGGTTCGCGGCCAGGCAGGCGAGCGTCAGGTCGGCGAGGTCGGCGGGGAGACCGGGCACCCGCAGCGGCGGCACGACAGTGCCGCGCCGGTGCACCTCCAGGGCGTCCTCCCAGCTCTGCACGGGCAGGGGGGCCTGACCGGTGAGGGTGCGGTAGAGCAGCGCGCCGAGGGCGTACACGTCGCTGGCCGGGTCGGGCGGGCCGGCTCTGAGCCGTTCCGGGGCGAAGTAGGCGGGGGTGCCCATCAGTGGTTCGCCGGACTGGCCGTCGAGCCCGCCGAGCGCGGCGATACCGAAGTCGAGCACCTTGGCGCCGGTGTCGGTGAGCATGACGTTGCCGGGCTTGACGTCGCGGTGCACGACGCCGATGCGGTGTGCGGCGGCGAGCGCGGCGGCGATCTGACCGGCCACCCGGACCGCCTCCGGCCAGGGAAGCGGGCCGTTGCGGAGCCGGTCGGCGAGATTGTGGCCCTCGACCAGCTCCATCACCAGGTACGGGACGACGGCACCGTCGACCAGGGTGGCCTCGGCGTAGTCGTACACCTGGGTGACGTGGGGGTGGGTGAGCCGGGCGGCCGCGCGGGCCTCGCGTTGGATGGTGGCCCGCAGGTGCGGGTCGGTGGCGAACTGCCCGGCGAGGACCTTGATCGCTACCGGTCGGCCTAGCACGTCGTCGTCGGCCCGCCACACCTCGGACATGCCGCCGAGGCCGATCCGCTCGTGCAGTACGTAGCGGTCGTGCAGACGGAGGGTGGGCGTGAAAGGCGACATGGTTTCACCATTCTGCCTGGCCGAGCCCTCCTCGACCACCCTCCGTGCCCGAGCCCACACTGTTCGTCCCGTGCGTGCCCGAATGAGTGCGAAGGGGTCAGGAACAGCGCGGGGTGGCAGGCAGTGGTCGCGGCAGTCGGTTGGGACCGGGGAAGCCGAGCTGGCGTGCGTCGCGCCGCGATCAGGCCGGGTAGAGGTCGTCCAGCAAACGGCGGAGGATGTCCGGGGTGCGCTCCGGCGGCTCGGCCTCGACGCAGAGCCGCTCCATGGCCACCGCGTAGTAATCCAGGTCGTCACGCTTGTCGAGGTAGAGAGCGCTGGTGAGCTGTTCGATGTAGACGATGTCGGGCAACTCCTGGTCACCGAAGCGCAGGATGGTGAAGGCGCCCCCGGCCGCGGCGTGCCCACCGGCGGCGAACGGGATGACCTGGAGCCGGATGTTCGGCGACTTGGTCGCCTCGATCAGCGCGGTGAGCTGGCCGCGCATCACCGCGGGCCCACCGATCGGGCGGCGCAGGGCCGCCTCGTCCACCACGGCCCAGAGCTGCGGCGGATTATCCCGGTGGAGCAACTGCTGCCGCTGCATCCGCAGGGCGACACGTCGGTCGATCTCGGCCGCACCGGCCGCGCCGTGCCCGAGCAGCACGACCGCCCTGGCGTAGTCCCCGGTCTGCAACAGGCCGGGCACGAACTGCACCTCGTAGCTGCGGATCAACGCGGCAGCGGCCTCCAGCCCCAGGTACGACTGGAACCAGGTGGGCAGCACGTCGCCGTAGCGGTGCCACCAGCCGGGGCTGTTGGCGTCCCGGGCGAGCTTCAGCAGCGCCTCGCGCTCGTGTTCCTCGGTGACGCCGTAGAGGGTCAACAGGTCGGAGACGTCGCGCTCCTTGAAGCCGACCCGACCCAGCTCCATCCGACTGATCTTCGATTCGGAGGAGCGGATCTCCCAGCCGGCGCCCTCACGGGTCACCCCGCTGGTCTCCCGCAGGCGACGCAACTGGGCGCCGAGCAGCATGCGCAGCACGGTCGGCCCGGTCGTCGGGCCACCCTCGGCGGGAACCATCGTCACGTGCGGACCTCCGGACACCGACCCACGCGGTCGGGTACCTGGCCCGGCCGACGTGTAAGCATGCCATGGACCGACAGTGAGGTGAACTCCTCCGCGCCGGTGAATCAGTCCCGTCGCCGGGACGACCCCACCCGGGACGGTCAGTTGATCAGGTGGTCGAAGTCCCCGTCCCGCGCGCCGAGCACGAAGGCGGCGATCTCGTCCACTGTGTAGATCAGTGCCGGCCCCTCCGGGTGCCGTGAGTTGCGAACCGCGATGCCCGCTCCCCCGGGCAGTTCGGCGAGTTCGACGCAGTTGCCGCTGGGGTTGCTGCGGCGGCTCTTCTGCCAGCTCAGCGGGGGCAACTGATGGATCGGTACGCCATTGGGTGGCTGCTGCATGGAGGCGTCTTTCTGCTCACGAGCCCGCCGGTGGCCGTGGGAGGAGCGGTGACGGCGAGGGGTGCGGTATCGACATCGGACGGTTCTGCACGTGCATCTGCTATTGCATCTGCACCGGACGGCGAGCATGATAACGCACATGATCGGTGTGCATCCGTTCACGTTGAGTCACCCCACAGGGGCAACCATCAGGTAAAACTGGCCCGACGCGGCGCACCGCGTCGGCCGAGCGTTGGAGGCGGTCGCGGCGATGGGAGGGTTCGTGCCGGATCCGATGAGTGTCGCCTCCGGCATCTGCGCGGCCGGCGCGCTTCTCTCCTCCTGGCAACTTCGCCGGCGGGCGGTGCGGGCCGAGGCCGAGATCGAGCACCTGCAGGCCGAGCTCGCCGCCGAACGCCACGCCGCCAGCCACGACCCCCTCACCGGCCTGCCGAACCGACGCGCCTTCTACCGCCTCGCGGCCGCCCTGCTCACCGACGCGGCCGGCCAGCCGCTGATCGCCGTGGTGCTCGACCTCGACGACTTCAAACAGATCAACGACCGGTACGGGCACGCCGCAGGCGACCAGGTGCTGATCAGTGTGGCCGAACGACTCGCCGGCTTCGCCGGTGACAATCTCGTCGCCCGCCTCGGCGGGGACGAGTTCGCCGGCCTGCTCGCCAGCCCGACCGTCGACCGGCGCTGGATCGAGCACTCCACCCGTCGCCTCGCCGAGACCGTCGCCGCGCCGATCCGGCTCAGCGGATGCAGCGTCCGGGTCACCGCCTCCGTCGGGCTCGCCCCGGTGACCGGTCCGGCCCAGCTCACCGAGGCGCTCAGCCGCGCCGACGCCGCCATGTACCAGGCGAAGAGCCTCGGTGGCGCCCGGTCACCCCGGCAACTGGTCGACAGCGCCGAGCGCTGACGGGTCGCCCTGGACGGGTGCGCCGAACCACCTGGGCAACGTGCCGCGCAGGTCCGCCTGATCGTCGCCCACCCACGCCACGTGGCCGTCCGGCCGCAGCAGCACGGCGGGCACCGCCAGTTCGTCGCTGACGTCGACGATGTGGTCGACCCGGTCCGCCCACCCGGCGACGGAGAGCCGGCCGGTCTGGTCGAGTAGCAGACCCCGGCCACCACGCATCAGCTCGTAGAGGCGACCGTTGTGCTTCAGCCGTACGTCGCGCAGGTGCCGGCCGAGCAGCTGGTGGCCCGCGCCGAGGTCGTACCGGACGCCGATGGCGGTGATCTTCTCGATCAGGAACCGGTTGACCTCCTCGAAGTCCAGCAGCTCCGACATCAGGTGACGCACCGCCCGGGGGCCCGGCTCCGGCGACAGCAGCACCATCTGCGCACGCGTGTTGGTGAGCACGTCGGCGGCCACCGGATGCCGCTCGGCGTGGTAGCTGTCCAGCAGCCCCTCCGGCGCCCAGCCGTTCACCTCGGCGGCCAGTTTCCAGCCGAGGTTGAACGCGTCCTGGATGCCGAGGTTGAGCCCCTGCCCACCGGTCGGCGGGTGGACGTGCGCGGCGTCACCGGCCAACAGCACCCGGCCGGTCCGGTACCGCTCGGCCAACCGGGTGGCGTCGCCGAAGCGGGACAGCCAGCGCGGCGAGTGCACGCCGAAGTCGGTGCCCGCGTACACCCGGAGTTGGGTCTTGAACTCCTCGATGGTCGGCGGGACCGAGCGGTCCTCGGCCACCCCCTCGGCGGGGACGAGGACGCGGTACACCCCGTCGCCGAGTGGCCCCAGACCGAATCGCAGGTGGGTCCGGCGGACCTCGGCCACCACGTCGGCCACCGTCTGCGGCGCGACCCCCACCTCCATCTCGCCGAGCAGCGACTCGACCTGGCTGGGCTCGCCGGGAAAGCCGACGCCGAGCAGTTTGCGGACGGTGCTGCGACCACCGTCGCAGCCGACGAGGTACCGGGAGCGCGCCCACGTACCGTCGGCGAGTTCCACCGTCACCCCGTGCTCGTCCTGGCTGAGGCCGACCAGTTCGCAGCCCCGCCGGATCTCGACGCCGACCTCGCCCGCGTGCTCGGCCAGCAGGCGGTCGGTGGTGGTCTGCGGAATGCCGAGGACATACGCGTGTGCGGTGTCCAGCCCGCCGGGTGACGGCTTGGGGATGGCGGCGAAGAAGCCACCCACCGGGTGCTGCTGTCCGAGCGCGAGGAACCGCTCCAGCAGACCGCGCTGGTCCATCACCTCGATGCTGCGCGCGTGCAGGCCGAGCGAGCGGACGAACGGGGTCGGCTCGCTGTCCTTCTCCACCACGAGCACCCGCACGCCGTGCAGGCGCAGCTCGGCGGCGAGCATCAGGCCGGTCGGTCCACCGCCGGCAATGACGACATCGATCATGATATCCCCCGGTTTCCCCAGTTTTGGGCGTCGGCAGGAGATTCTGCGGCACACCCCGGGTCTTGCCGCAAGACCCGGGGTGCGCTATATGTTGGAGGTGGCAAGGAGCGCGTGACCTCCTTGCCGTTCGTGTTCTCCGGCCCCGGAGGGACGCGGTCCCCGCTCAGCTCCGCCGGTCGAGGTCGCGCAGCGCCGCATCGGCGAGAGCGACCAGACCGACGTCGGACACCAGCCCCCGCACGATCCGCGCCGCCCGCTCCCGCTCGGCCGTCTCGGCGTGCGGATCCAACGCCTGGCGGGTCCAGTCGGAGAGGTCGTCCAGCGCGCGGACCGCGAGGAACCAGGCGAGACGGGCGCTGTCGATGTCGACCGGCCCGTACCCGGCGAGGGCGGCCTCCTGCTCGGCGGCGCTGACCGGGGCGAACGCCAGCACGCCACCGACCACGAACATCAGGTCACACTCGGGCGGCGCGAGCACCGCGTCGTCCCAGTCGATCAACCAGACCTGCCCGTCCGCGCCGAGCAGCAGGTTGCCCAGGTGCGGGTCACCGTGGCAGACCACGTCCGGGCCGGGGCCGATCCCCTGGTCGGCGGCGAGGCGTTCGACGTGCCGGGTCAGCGCGTCCACGCGGTCGGCCACCGCGGACCACTGGCGGGCCAGTTCGGCGGCGAGCGGTCCGGCCGGGTCGCGCAGCCGCTCGGCCACCGCGCGGGTCGAGGCCACGATCGAGGGGTACGCCGCGCCGCCCGTCGGCAACAGCCGTCGCAGCCGCTCGGTCACCGGCACCGCGTGCACGGCGGCCAGCACCTCACCGTACGCGCGCCAGTGCGCGTCGGTCATCGGGCCGTCGAGGGCCCGCTGGTCGGAGACCCAGGGCACCACCGAGAGGCGCCACCCGTCGTGGTCGACGGATAGGCCACCGTCGCGGGTCCGCAGCGGGGCGGCGATCCCCGGCACCCCCTGGTCGGCCAGGTACGCCGTGACGACCAGGCCGGCGGCGGTGCCGCCACCGCTCAGTTTGACCGCGTAGCGGCCGCCGTCGACGGTGCGGGCCAGCCACAGGCGGGCGCGCTGGTCCGCACCGTGGGTCACCAGCTCCATCGCGGAGATGCTCAGGCCGAAGCCTGCCCGGACCTGCTCGGCCACCCGCCGCGGGACGTCCTCGATCATGCGGTCACCATGCCACCGGCCGGCAGACCCGACCAGCGCATTAGGTCTTGCCGAGGTGTCCCGAGTCGGCATCCGGGTATGGGGAGACGGTAATCCTCACCCGACGGCGGAAGGGAATCGACGTGGCGAGCATCCGCGCCCTCGTACTCAACTGCACCCTCAAGCCGTCACCCGCACCGTCCAGCGCCGAGCAGCTCGCCCGGGAGGTGCTCGCCGAGTTGGCCGCGCAGGGCGTGGAGGGCGAGCTGGTCCGGGTCGTCGACCACGACGTGCGCTTCGGGGTGTCCACCGACGAGGGCGACGGCGACGGCTGGCCGTCGATCCGCGCCAAGCTGCTGGCATCCCAGGTGCTCGTCATCGCCACGCCGATCTGGCTCGGTCAGCCGTCCAGCGTCTGCAAGATGGTCCTGGAACGCCTCGACGCCGAACTCTCCGAGACCGACGACGAGGGCCGACTGCTCACCTACGGCAAGGTGGCCGGTGTGGCGGTCGTCGGCAACGAGGACGGCGCGCACCACACCATCGGCCAGGTGCAGCAGGCGCTCAACGAGGTCGGGTTCACCCTCGCGGCGGCCGCCGCCACCTACTGGGTCGGCGAGGCACTGCACACCGTGGACTACCGCGACGCCGGCCCGAAGCCGGACACCACCGGCCGCACCACCAGGGCACTGGCGCTCAACAGCGCACACCTGGCGCGGCTGCTCGCCGAGCAGCCGTACCCGCCACCGGACGCACGCAGCGCGGCCGTCGACCCGAGTCGCGAATCGGCCTGACCGACGACCCGCTGGACAGCGATCCGGTCAGCGCCAGCCGTAGCCGGCGCGCAGCGCCTGCCCGACCCGGTCGAACCGGGGCCGGTCCAACACGGCGCCCTCGCGGCGGATGCTGTCCTCCCGCATGGTGAGCACCCGGTCCAACCGAACCCAGCTCGGTCGGTTGTCCCGGTCCCACTCGCCCGGCCCGAGCGCGAACCAGTGCCGCTGCCCGTCGCGCTCACTCTGGCTGGACAACATCAGCCCGAACAACGTGCGGCTGTGGCGCCCGACGACCAGCACCGGCCGGTCCTTGCCCTG
This window harbors:
- a CDS encoding histidine phosphatase family protein; the encoded protein is MRTRLIFVRHGESLHQLEGIVGGPRGCRGLTPLGHEQADDLAKRLTGEVAADRPVAVYSSVLRRAVETAQPIATAFGVRPVADCGLCTWHTPPYADGLPAARFRTEHAVPGGGVFRPFEEGNESWAELVMRVSRAIMEIADRHRGSTVVLVGHSETVEGAFHALAAQPVFRAFDLDVPPASITEWTTDHDPGGWPPARWTLRRFADTGGWARA
- a CDS encoding serine/threonine-protein kinase, whose product is MSPFTPTLRLHDRYVLHERIGLGGMSEVWRADDDVLGRPVAIKVLAGQFATDPHLRATIQREARAAARLTHPHVTQVYDYAEATLVDGAVVPYLVMELVEGHNLADRLRNGPLPWPEAVRVAGQIAAALAAAHRIGVVHRDVKPGNVMLTDTGAKVLDFGIAALGGLDGQSGEPLMGTPAYFAPERLRAGPPDPASDVYALGALLYRTLTGQAPLPVQSWEDALEVHRRGTVVPPLRVPGLPADLADLTLACLAANPADRPSAAHLARRFGAGQPVEPPTEMLRVLPAAHPPTLIDRSAARPAPVAAVPSRSRSRRPVAVLVAAGLAVLVGVGALITQGRLGTSGTPDRADVAGAPSASAPAPRPTTQSPTPKPPPSPSPAAGTAPPTAGQQVPVSLREVTGEFAAVLAGALARGDVDRKTAEDLRDELADLNRHTWDRAKRVAELREHIAELVERDRLSARTGAQLDDLLARTSSIVTGRTDD
- a CDS encoding helix-turn-helix transcriptional regulator, giving the protein MTMVPAEGGPTTGPTVLRMLLGAQLRRLRETSGVTREGAGWEIRSSESKISRMELGRVGFKERDVSDLLTLYGVTEEHEREALLKLARDANSPGWWHRYGDVLPTWFQSYLGLEAAAALIRSYEVQFVPGLLQTGDYARAVVLLGHGAAGAAEIDRRVALRMQRQQLLHRDNPPQLWAVVDEAALRRPIGGPAVMRGQLTALIEATKSPNIRLQVIPFAAGGHAAAGGAFTILRFGDQELPDIVYIEQLTSALYLDKRDDLDYYAVAMERLCVEAEPPERTPDILRRLLDDLYPA
- a CDS encoding DUF397 domain-containing protein: MQQPPNGVPIHQLPPLSWQKSRRSNPSGNCVELAELPGGAGIAVRNSRHPEGPALIYTVDEIAAFVLGARDGDFDHLIN
- a CDS encoding GGDEF domain-containing protein gives rise to the protein MPDPMSVASGICAAGALLSSWQLRRRAVRAEAEIEHLQAELAAERHAASHDPLTGLPNRRAFYRLAAALLTDAAGQPLIAVVLDLDDFKQINDRYGHAAGDQVLISVAERLAGFAGDNLVARLGGDEFAGLLASPTVDRRWIEHSTRRLAETVAAPIRLSGCSVRVTASVGLAPVTGPAQLTEALSRADAAMYQAKSLGGARSPRQLVDSAER
- the rox gene encoding rifampin monooxygenase, yielding MIDVVIAGGGPTGLMLAAELRLHGVRVLVVEKDSEPTPFVRSLGLHARSIEVMDQRGLLERFLALGQQHPVGGFFAAIPKPSPGGLDTAHAYVLGIPQTTTDRLLAEHAGEVGVEIRRGCELVGLSQDEHGVTVELADGTWARSRYLVGCDGGRSTVRKLLGVGFPGEPSQVESLLGEMEVGVAPQTVADVVAEVRRTHLRFGLGPLGDGVYRVLVPAEGVAEDRSVPPTIEEFKTQLRVYAGTDFGVHSPRWLSRFGDATRLAERYRTGRVLLAGDAAHVHPPTGGQGLNLGIQDAFNLGWKLAAEVNGWAPEGLLDSYHAERHPVAADVLTNTRAQMVLLSPEPGPRAVRHLMSELLDFEEVNRFLIEKITAIGVRYDLGAGHQLLGRHLRDVRLKHNGRLYELMRGGRGLLLDQTGRLSVAGWADRVDHIVDVSDELAVPAVLLRPDGHVAWVGDDQADLRGTLPRWFGAPVQGDPSALGAVDQLPG